In one window of Methanococcoides methylutens DNA:
- a CDS encoding glycosyltransferase family 4 protein, whose translation MKIAQICPRYAPDIGGVETHVKEISERLAQKGHSVDVITTDPSGKLPKEEIINGVNVIRFKSFAPGNAYFLAPQVYSYLKSREYDVVHAHSYHAFPAFFAALAKPGNKFVFTPHYHRSGHTYFRNLLHKPYKLFGRMIFTRADTIICVSEFEKGLVTDDFNVSGKIEKIPNGINLAEFEKLKPQKDESDEKTLLYVGRLEKYKGVQYIIQALPELTGFRFRIVGKGPYEDELRNLADQVGVSDRIEWLKGISRYELLQCYASADVFLMLSKHEAYGITVAEALASGTPCIVARGSALDEFVDGGYCVGVDIPISKESFSGEIKMLISNVDTKRDSSKKLMDWDEVAEKTEDVYQVTQV comes from the coding sequence TTGAAGATTGCACAGATATGTCCCCGTTATGCTCCAGACATCGGAGGAGTGGAAACTCATGTTAAAGAGATCAGTGAAAGGCTGGCCCAGAAGGGACATTCTGTCGATGTTATCACAACCGACCCCAGTGGCAAACTGCCAAAAGAAGAGATAATCAATGGTGTAAATGTCATCAGATTCAAGTCATTTGCCCCGGGAAATGCCTATTTCCTTGCTCCACAGGTATATTCATATTTAAAATCCCGGGAATATGATGTGGTCCACGCACATAGCTATCATGCATTCCCTGCCTTCTTTGCAGCACTTGCCAAACCCGGAAACAAGTTCGTTTTCACCCCGCATTACCACCGCAGCGGCCACACTTATTTTAGGAACTTGTTGCACAAACCATACAAATTATTTGGCAGGATGATCTTTACCAGAGCCGATACAATAATATGCGTATCCGAATTTGAAAAAGGACTTGTAACTGATGATTTCAATGTCAGTGGTAAGATCGAAAAGATTCCCAACGGAATAAATCTTGCAGAATTTGAGAAACTTAAGCCCCAGAAAGATGAAAGTGATGAAAAGACGCTCCTTTATGTGGGACGCCTGGAAAAATACAAGGGCGTACAGTACATAATTCAGGCTTTGCCAGAACTTACCGGATTCAGATTCAGGATAGTTGGAAAAGGACCCTATGAAGACGAACTTCGCAACCTTGCCGATCAAGTTGGTGTTTCTGATCGCATCGAATGGTTAAAGGGCATCTCAAGGTATGAACTGCTGCAATGCTATGCATCAGCGGATGTTTTTTTGATGCTGTCAAAGCATGAGGCATACGGGATAACTGTGGCGGAGGCTCTGGCTTCTGGAACTCCGTGTATTGTGGCAAGGGGGAGTGCGCTGGATGAGTTTGTGGATGGAGGATATTGTGTCGGTGTAGACATACCAATTTCCAAAGAGAGTTTTAGTGGTGAAATTAAAATGTTAATTTCAAATGTCGACACAAAGAGAGATAGTTCTAAAAAATTAATGGATTGGGATGAAGTTGCAGAAAAAACAGAAGATGTGTATCAGGTAACACAAGTGTGA
- a CDS encoding glycosyltransferase — MRSEKKICIVGPSKRFISGISYYTIRLANAMSERYDVSVICFRQLLPTFLFPGKEHVGKDISTLDFNSDVEVFDGMDYNNPFTWFKAYRFFKKQDPDVVILQWWTSSVAHMHLLLKLFSSLGKETKVVIEFHEVVDPFEEAILPIRLYSKLMGKSLRKDLDAYITHSRSDQQLVAERYDIDMEKIHVIPHGLYDQYGEPLESRDAKASLSIEEEFVILSFGLIRKYKGIPYLIEAFEELPEEIAQKSRLLIVGEVWEGRKELLEQIERSPYSEKITLVDEYVSDDMIPTYFSAADVLVLPYLRASQSGIAHIGMSFGKPVVVSEVGGLKESMADYKGTFFVRPQNVDDIREQILRQFGNTDKYDPPVRTWDKIMELFQRSILND, encoded by the coding sequence ATGCGGTCTGAAAAGAAGATATGTATTGTGGGACCTTCAAAGCGTTTTATCAGTGGTATCAGTTATTATACGATCAGATTAGCAAACGCGATGTCAGAACGTTATGATGTTTCAGTTATCTGCTTCAGGCAATTGCTGCCTACATTCCTGTTTCCGGGAAAGGAACACGTTGGGAAGGATATTTCCACCCTGGATTTCAATTCCGATGTTGAGGTCTTTGACGGGATGGACTACAATAATCCGTTTACCTGGTTCAAAGCTTATCGTTTTTTTAAAAAACAGGATCCTGATGTTGTAATATTGCAGTGGTGGACATCTTCGGTAGCTCATATGCACCTTTTGCTGAAACTGTTTTCCAGCTTGGGCAAAGAAACAAAGGTGGTCATTGAGTTTCACGAAGTTGTGGATCCCTTTGAAGAAGCCATTCTGCCAATTCGATTATACTCTAAATTGATGGGAAAAAGTCTCCGTAAGGACCTGGATGCATACATAACCCATTCAAGGTCAGATCAGCAACTGGTTGCTGAAAGATATGACATCGACATGGAAAAGATCCATGTGATTCCCCATGGTCTCTATGACCAGTACGGGGAACCTTTGGAAAGCAGGGATGCAAAAGCAAGTCTTTCCATAGAAGAAGAGTTTGTTATCCTCTCGTTTGGCCTGATCAGAAAATACAAAGGCATACCTTATCTTATAGAGGCCTTTGAAGAGCTGCCTGAGGAAATAGCTCAAAAAAGCAGGTTGCTAATTGTCGGTGAGGTTTGGGAAGGCCGTAAAGAGCTTCTGGAACAGATAGAACGATCCCCTTATTCAGAAAAGATAACATTAGTTGATGAGTACGTGTCCGATGACATGATTCCTACCTACTTCAGTGCAGCAGATGTGCTGGTCTTGCCATACCTTCGGGCATCCCAGAGTGGGATTGCTCATATCGGAATGTCTTTTGGGAAGCCTGTGGTCGTTTCAGAGGTAGGTGGACTTAAGGAATCAATGGCTGATTACAAAGGAACTTTTTTTGTGAGGCCACAGAATGTTGATGATATAAGGGAACAGATCCTCAGACAATTTGGTAATACTGACAAGTACGACCCACCAGTCAGGACATGGGATAAGATCATGGAACTTTTTCAAAGATCGATCTTAAACGATTAA
- a CDS encoding oligosaccharyl transferase, archaeosortase A system-associated, with product MANEMNEKFRNSLPYFAGIFIAFIIALYIRTIPDASVFITSDFVRFGGNDPWYHLRNVENILHNFPNMLWFDAYTQYPYGTEQIFAPLFDMTLATIIWMLGLGSPSQDLINTVCVYYPAFLGAFVVIPTYFAAKWVFGDRKIGLMAAILIAIAPGQFLSRSMMGFNDHHISETLLSTITAMFLILALKTARQNPFSFEDIKNNELSSLKKTLPYFVLTGLALSAYMTAWTGGVFFAFIIGVYIAIQHIIDHLSDRSTDYLAIGGMIIFAIAFVAVLITPQLGGYGKSLPIKGLLAGFFAFPILTGISLSFKNKDLKAYYYPAFILLLSILGILMAKLLLPSVYSLITRISGFFLTSGGGLTIAEASPLLSVGGQFSIAPFWGNFTTLGFISLIAIIFLGYEAFKKNNTPERTFLLVWTFMIIWAMLQQNRFAYYYSVNAAILSAYVGIKILELAGWKDLLEDLKLKDKFDIKNIKIWHVLSVLVILLVFMYPSYDMSMQQSQYTGGPNGYWIESTMWLNSNTPDPGLDYYESYEIPAKGESYQYPDTAYGVMSWWDYGHWIEVIGHRIPNANPFQQGVGGRRNSIEEENKPGASTFFTAQSEEEATAVLEAVHPDPEKAGARYIVSDVEMATGKFYAMSAWTLDTADYYIPVQTDQGVQTVPGPRYFNSMESRLHIFDARGMEQYRMVHESPAGNSAETGYKNIYNMLFEGNLALENTGYVKIFEYVEGAQIVGEAPEGEDVTISVTILTNIGRTFVYSQSTVSDGTYSFTVPYSTQGPIDGETQFDTMPVGPYKISYGTVQEEVDVSERDVLDGNVIEV from the coding sequence ATGGCTAATGAGATGAATGAGAAATTTAGGAACAGCCTTCCCTATTTTGCAGGGATCTTTATTGCTTTTATAATAGCATTATATATACGAACTATACCCGATGCAAGTGTTTTTATTACCTCCGATTTTGTACGCTTTGGAGGAAATGATCCCTGGTATCATCTCAGAAATGTGGAGAACATTCTTCATAACTTCCCAAATATGCTGTGGTTCGATGCATACACGCAGTATCCATATGGCACTGAGCAGATATTTGCTCCCCTATTTGATATGACGCTTGCAACGATCATCTGGATGCTTGGGCTCGGATCACCAAGTCAGGATCTGATCAATACTGTGTGTGTTTATTACCCTGCATTCCTCGGAGCCTTTGTGGTAATTCCTACCTATTTCGCTGCCAAATGGGTCTTTGGTGACCGTAAGATCGGCTTGATGGCAGCAATTCTCATTGCAATAGCTCCAGGTCAGTTCCTGTCCAGGTCAATGATGGGGTTCAATGACCACCATATCTCGGAAACCCTTTTAAGCACTATCACAGCCATGTTCCTGATCTTGGCACTAAAAACTGCCAGGCAAAATCCCTTTAGTTTCGAGGATATAAAAAACAATGAACTTTCTTCATTAAAAAAGACACTTCCTTATTTTGTTCTTACAGGTCTTGCATTAAGCGCATATATGACAGCATGGACAGGCGGAGTTTTCTTTGCTTTCATTATAGGAGTATACATTGCCATCCAGCACATCATTGACCATCTGAGCGACAGGTCAACTGACTATCTGGCAATTGGCGGTATGATCATATTTGCTATTGCTTTTGTAGCTGTTTTAATAACGCCACAACTTGGTGGCTATGGAAAATCACTTCCTATCAAAGGACTGCTCGCTGGTTTTTTTGCATTCCCCATACTTACGGGGATCTCTCTTTCATTTAAAAACAAAGACTTGAAGGCGTATTACTATCCGGCTTTTATCCTATTGTTATCTATTTTAGGGATCTTGATGGCAAAACTACTCTTGCCTTCTGTTTATTCTCTGATAACCCGGATATCCGGTTTCTTCCTGACATCCGGGGGCGGCCTAACAATCGCCGAAGCATCCCCTCTTCTTTCCGTAGGCGGCCAGTTCTCCATCGCTCCCTTCTGGGGCAACTTCACAACCCTTGGATTCATTTCACTAATTGCAATAATCTTCCTCGGCTATGAAGCATTCAAGAAGAACAACACTCCTGAAAGGACATTCCTGCTGGTATGGACCTTCATGATCATCTGGGCCATGCTCCAGCAGAACCGTTTCGCATACTATTATTCAGTAAACGCTGCGATCCTCTCTGCTTACGTCGGCATCAAGATATTGGAACTTGCAGGCTGGAAAGACCTGCTCGAGGATCTCAAATTAAAGGACAAGTTTGACATTAAGAACATCAAGATCTGGCATGTGCTTTCAGTTCTGGTGATCTTACTCGTTTTCATGTATCCAAGCTATGACATGTCAATGCAGCAGTCCCAGTACACCGGTGGTCCCAATGGATACTGGATCGAATCTACCATGTGGCTGAATTCCAACACACCTGACCCGGGACTGGATTATTACGAAAGCTATGAGATTCCGGCAAAGGGTGAGAGCTACCAGTATCCTGATACTGCATATGGTGTTATGTCCTGGTGGGACTATGGTCACTGGATAGAGGTCATTGGACATCGTATCCCGAACGCCAATCCGTTCCAGCAGGGAGTTGGTGGCAGAAGGAACAGCATCGAGGAAGAGAACAAGCCCGGTGCATCCACTTTCTTCACAGCACAGTCCGAAGAAGAGGCCACAGCGGTCCTTGAGGCTGTCCATCCTGATCCTGAGAAGGCAGGTGCACGATACATCGTCTCTGATGTGGAGATGGCAACCGGTAAGTTCTATGCCATGAGCGCATGGACGCTTGATACGGCTGACTATTACATTCCTGTTCAAACCGATCAGGGAGTGCAGACCGTGCCCGGGCCAAGGTATTTCAATTCCATGGAATCACGCCTTCATATCTTCGATGCGAGGGGAATGGAACAATACCGTATGGTGCACGAATCTCCTGCTGGTAATTCCGCTGAGACTGGCTATAAGAACATTTACAATATGCTCTTTGAAGGAAACCTCGCTCTGGAAAATACCGGATATGTCAAGATATTCGAGTATGTCGAGGGTGCACAGATCGTTGGTGAAGCACCTGAAGGTGAGGATGTGACAATTTCGGTAACCATTCTGACCAACATTGGCAGGACCTTCGTATACTCACAGTCAACCGTTTCGGATGGCACTTACTCCTTTACGGTACCATATTCCACACAGGGTC
- a CDS encoding glycosyltransferase family 4 protein, with protein MKILISVQHFDPPGGGAELSLMSIAKKLAEKHEIYVLQSGKNNEIKYSDEIKIIVNKVPVYDKHCLFPIILQAKYWKKILDEKINDIKPDLILTQLNFAPPTIDIAVKYKIPSIFFIRSYEHFCPIAFINGTNCNRQCQNCIPLQNKLRFLNLDKWLEWNIDAIRHSNLVIANSKFVANVTKEWSGIEPFVMYPSIDMSKYESDKQSKKYITMIKPTKIKGLDIFLKIAKSIPEKEFLAVGAGKRLLCTKTINNIHNVNSLGWTKNMDEVYSNTRILLAPVIWPEPFGRTIIEAGINGIPSIASNLGGLPEAVGEGGILIDDVYDIDQWVEAIYSLDDSSVYDELSKKAELHAQKFGFDTNFNLFKNSVKESLNINL; from the coding sequence ATGAAAATTTTAATTTCAGTACAACATTTTGATCCGCCTGGAGGAGGAGCTGAGCTTTCATTAATGAGTATAGCTAAAAAATTGGCGGAAAAGCATGAGATCTATGTCCTTCAATCGGGAAAAAATAATGAGATAAAGTATTCAGATGAAATCAAAATTATTGTTAACAAGGTCCCCGTCTATGACAAGCATTGCTTGTTCCCTATAATTTTACAGGCTAAATATTGGAAAAAAATTCTGGATGAAAAAATCAATGACATTAAACCAGATTTAATTTTAACACAACTTAATTTTGCACCACCCACGATCGATATTGCAGTTAAATATAAGATTCCCTCAATTTTCTTTATCAGGAGCTATGAGCACTTCTGCCCGATAGCATTCATCAATGGAACAAATTGCAACAGACAATGTCAAAATTGTATTCCCCTACAAAACAAGTTACGTTTTCTAAATCTGGATAAATGGTTAGAATGGAATATTGATGCAATAAGACATTCAAATCTTGTGATCGCCAATAGCAAATTCGTTGCAAATGTCACAAAAGAATGGTCTGGTATTGAACCATTTGTTATGTATCCAAGTATTGATATGTCTAAATATGAAAGTGACAAGCAATCTAAAAAATATATAACTATGATTAAACCAACAAAGATCAAAGGTTTAGATATCTTCTTAAAGATTGCAAAATCAATCCCTGAAAAAGAATTTCTTGCTGTAGGTGCCGGGAAAAGACTGTTGTGTACAAAAACCATAAACAACATACACAACGTCAATTCTCTGGGATGGACTAAAAATATGGATGAGGTGTATTCGAACACCAGAATATTGCTTGCTCCTGTCATATGGCCTGAACCATTTGGAAGAACAATTATAGAAGCTGGGATAAATGGAATTCCAAGCATTGCCAGCAATCTGGGCGGCCTTCCTGAAGCTGTCGGAGAAGGCGGTATTTTAATCGATGATGTTTACGACATTGACCAATGGGTAGAAGCAATTTATTCATTAGATGACAGCTCAGTGTATGATGAACTTTCAAAGAAAGCGGAGTTGCATGCACAAAAGTTTGGGTTTGATACAAATTTTAACCTTTTTAAAAATAGTGTAAAGGAATCTTTAAATATTAATTTATGA
- a CDS encoding cytidylyltransferase domain-containing protein, whose protein sequence is MKPKIIAIIPARGGSKGIPRKNIKLLAGKPLISYSIQNALNSKYIEKVVVSTDDDEISYVSELYGAEVIKRPRKLAGDDITLDPVINHALNCIENVEKKKYDFAITLQPTSPLLKAETIDTAIELILNEEFDTLISVKADHHLCWTKKDGHFTPLYKERKNRQYLDPIYRETGSFLISKRNSISEHNRIGEKLSLFEVPSEESIDIDTYEDWMIAENSLERKKIVFRVDGDSEIGLGHVYRTITLASRLAFKNEVLFLMDENKRAGVEKVSSSNFTIVTFDNDENLFEKLEQINPDIIINDILDTNTDYVTKLKSMGHFVVNFEDLGEGSEHANIVINSLYEHSYPPENHYFGHKYVCLRDEFYLVPTKKTNESVQNIMITFGGTDPSNLTLRTLKSIKSLNFKDVGVTVIMGLGYGPKEELYAYVDQLLKEGFHITVKENVNMMAKEIFNTDIVLTSNGRTIYEITSIGTPFISISQNERESRHLFVHYLKGIMYLGMEYAVSEADIASAIKELIENYDLRKKINENLLKADLKGGMDRTLRLIFDKYKEWDENESIKF, encoded by the coding sequence ATGAAACCAAAAATCATTGCAATAATTCCGGCTAGAGGCGGAAGCAAAGGTATACCACGGAAAAACATAAAATTATTGGCAGGGAAACCTTTAATATCGTATTCAATTCAAAATGCATTAAACTCAAAGTATATTGAAAAAGTAGTGGTTTCTACAGATGACGATGAAATATCATATGTTTCAGAACTATATGGCGCAGAAGTAATTAAAAGACCAAGAAAACTAGCAGGAGACGACATCACATTAGACCCTGTGATTAATCATGCATTAAATTGCATCGAAAATGTAGAAAAGAAAAAATATGATTTCGCAATTACTCTTCAACCTACATCTCCACTATTAAAAGCCGAAACGATAGATACAGCAATCGAATTAATATTAAATGAAGAATTCGACACTTTGATAAGTGTGAAAGCAGATCACCACCTATGCTGGACTAAAAAAGATGGGCATTTTACACCCCTCTACAAAGAAAGAAAGAACAGACAATACCTTGATCCAATTTATAGAGAAACTGGTTCTTTCTTGATATCTAAGAGGAATTCTATTTCTGAACACAACCGTATTGGAGAAAAGCTCTCATTATTTGAAGTTCCATCCGAAGAAAGCATAGATATAGATACTTATGAAGATTGGATGATCGCAGAAAATTCATTAGAAAGAAAAAAGATCGTGTTTCGAGTAGATGGTGATTCTGAAATTGGTTTGGGCCATGTTTATCGAACTATCACCCTTGCAAGCAGACTTGCTTTCAAAAATGAAGTTCTGTTTTTAATGGATGAGAATAAAAGAGCTGGTGTTGAAAAAGTAAGTTCATCCAACTTTACCATCGTTACTTTTGATAATGATGAAAATCTATTTGAAAAGTTAGAACAAATCAATCCTGATATCATCATTAACGATATATTGGATACAAACACAGACTATGTGACTAAATTGAAAAGTATGGGACACTTCGTTGTCAATTTTGAGGATTTGGGTGAAGGTTCCGAACACGCAAATATTGTTATTAATTCTTTGTATGAACATAGTTACCCTCCTGAGAATCACTATTTCGGTCATAAATATGTATGCCTAAGAGATGAATTCTATCTTGTGCCTACTAAAAAGACAAACGAATCTGTACAAAATATAATGATCACTTTTGGAGGAACTGACCCAAGCAATCTAACCTTGAGAACTCTTAAATCAATAAAATCTCTTAACTTCAAAGATGTGGGTGTAACTGTAATAATGGGTTTGGGATACGGACCAAAGGAAGAACTTTATGCTTATGTAGACCAGCTCTTAAAAGAAGGGTTCCACATTACTGTCAAAGAAAATGTCAACATGATGGCTAAAGAGATATTCAATACAGACATTGTACTCACATCCAATGGAAGGACGATCTATGAAATTACAAGCATTGGCACTCCTTTTATTTCAATATCTCAAAATGAAAGAGAGTCCAGACACCTGTTTGTACATTACCTGAAAGGCATTATGTATCTTGGAATGGAATATGCTGTATCGGAAGCAGATATTGCTTCAGCCATAAAAGAATTGATCGAGAACTATGATTTGCGCAAGAAAATAAACGAGAATCTCCTAAAAGCTGATCTAAAAGGAGGCATGGATCGAACTTTAAGATTGATCTTCGACAAATATAAAGAATGGGATGAAAATGAAAGTATTAAATTTTAA
- a CDS encoding N-acetylneuraminate synthase family protein, whose product MKVLNFNNMEISETSKPFIIAEIGVNYYDIATKEDIDTLEAAKLMIKEAANAGADAVKFQTYKAEKLASKNSPAYWDRSEEATGSQYELFSKFDKFGLQEYKELADHCRTQGIIFLSTPFDFESADYLYDLMPLYKISSSDLTNLAFIEYIAKKGKAILLATGASTLGEIEEAANTVLKTGNKELCLMHCVLDYPTDYEDANLNMIKHLEAVFPDHLIGYSDHTRPDETMMTLTTAYLYGAKVIEKHFTLDKTLPGNDHYHAMDPDDLKMFVNNINLLQKISGQYYKHPLECEKESRKQARRSIVAKVSMKKGEILTREKVTFKRPGTGISPADLDKVLGREITKDILEDDLISWHKV is encoded by the coding sequence ATGAAAGTATTAAATTTTAACAATATGGAAATATCAGAAACTTCAAAACCATTCATTATCGCAGAGATTGGTGTCAACTATTACGACATTGCAACCAAAGAGGATATAGACACACTCGAAGCAGCTAAACTTATGATAAAAGAAGCTGCTAATGCCGGTGCGGATGCGGTTAAATTCCAGACATATAAAGCAGAAAAACTTGCTTCAAAAAATTCTCCTGCCTATTGGGATCGAAGTGAAGAAGCAACCGGTTCACAATATGAACTATTTAGCAAATTTGATAAATTCGGATTGCAGGAATATAAAGAGCTTGCCGATCACTGCCGCACTCAAGGAATAATATTCCTGTCCACACCTTTTGATTTTGAGTCTGCAGATTACCTATATGATCTAATGCCACTATACAAGATTTCATCCTCTGATCTGACTAATTTAGCATTTATAGAATATATAGCAAAGAAAGGTAAAGCCATATTGTTGGCTACCGGAGCATCCACATTGGGCGAGATAGAGGAAGCTGCAAACACTGTGTTAAAGACAGGTAATAAAGAGCTTTGCTTAATGCATTGTGTGTTGGATTACCCAACAGACTATGAAGATGCCAATTTGAATATGATCAAACATTTAGAAGCAGTGTTCCCAGACCATCTAATCGGCTACTCAGACCATACACGACCCGATGAAACGATGATGACTCTTACTACAGCTTACCTGTATGGTGCAAAAGTAATAGAAAAACACTTTACTCTGGACAAAACACTTCCTGGTAATGACCATTACCATGCAATGGATCCTGATGATCTGAAGATGTTTGTTAATAACATCAATCTGCTTCAAAAAATTAGTGGCCAGTACTATAAACATCCATTGGAATGTGAAAAGGAGTCGAGGAAACAGGCTCGTCGAAGTATTGTAGCTAAAGTCAGTATGAAGAAAGGTGAAATTCTTACTCGAGAGAAAGTTACTTTCAAAAGGCCAGGGACCGGTATTTCTCCTGCTGATCTGGACAAAGTGTTGGGACGAGAAATTACTAAGGATATTTTAGAAGATGACTTGATTTCCTGGCATAAAGTATAA
- a CDS encoding polysaccharide pyruvyl transferase family protein encodes MYIVLTGAKKNIGDFLITERCSQLLKHHKPEHELIQLPHWKSLEEHIDLVNESSGIIINGGPGFQPHFYPGIYKLMPNLKDIKVPIIPMGLGWKGIPGDYLTLKNYSFNQQSLNALSRISNEVEFISCRDYLTKEALKRNGINNVLMTGCPVWYDLDSIGKNIERPKEIKKLVFTPAQDHIYRIQNVKILKMLKNLFPDSELYCSFHRGIEADEFTSKADEKNNMAIKREADELGYNVVDTSYNLDKIQFYDDCDLHVGYRVHAHLYFLSKRKTSILLHEDGRGRGVSESLNVRGIDAFERTSVGYIADRLNVPKVSEALKTMFENIRPNSYAIEMLEDYITEELTTNFARFAGVDKVIDAHYDVMKKFIKSLP; translated from the coding sequence ATGTACATCGTGCTGACTGGTGCCAAAAAAAATATAGGCGATTTTTTAATAACTGAGAGATGCAGTCAATTACTAAAACACCATAAACCTGAACATGAATTAATTCAACTCCCACACTGGAAATCACTGGAAGAACATATCGATTTAGTAAATGAAAGTTCAGGAATAATTATAAATGGTGGGCCTGGTTTTCAACCTCATTTTTATCCAGGGATCTATAAGCTTATGCCCAATCTAAAAGACATTAAGGTCCCTATAATACCAATGGGTTTAGGATGGAAAGGTATCCCAGGGGACTACTTAACTTTAAAGAATTATAGCTTCAACCAACAATCATTGAATGCACTAAGCCGCATCAGCAATGAAGTGGAATTCATTAGTTGCCGTGATTATTTGACAAAAGAAGCTTTAAAGCGCAATGGAATTAACAACGTTTTGATGACAGGTTGCCCTGTATGGTATGATTTAGATTCGATAGGCAAGAATATTGAAAGGCCTAAGGAAATTAAAAAACTTGTATTCACCCCTGCCCAAGATCATATTTATAGGATACAGAATGTTAAAATACTAAAAATGCTAAAAAACTTATTCCCTGATTCGGAATTGTATTGTTCTTTTCACAGAGGAATTGAAGCCGATGAATTTACTTCAAAAGCCGATGAAAAAAATAATATGGCTATTAAAAGAGAAGCTGATGAATTAGGATATAATGTTGTGGATACTTCATATAATCTAGACAAAATTCAATTTTATGATGATTGTGATTTGCACGTGGGATATAGAGTTCATGCCCACCTTTATTTTTTAAGCAAAAGAAAAACATCGATCTTGCTTCACGAGGATGGAAGGGGAAGGGGCGTATCAGAATCCCTTAATGTCAGGGGAATCGATGCGTTTGAACGTACTTCGGTAGGCTATATAGCCGACAGGTTAAATGTTCCAAAAGTTTCAGAGGCATTGAAAACAATGTTTGAAAATATAAGACCTAATAGCTATGCTATCGAAATGCTGGAAGACTATATAACGGAAGAACTAACAACTAACTTTGCTCGATTCGCTGGTGTGGATAAAGTTATAGATGCCCATTATGATGTTATGAAAAAGTTCATCAAAAGTTTGCCCTGA